GGCATGCCGAGCCGGTCGAAGGCGTCCGGAGACCAGTTCTTGAACCCGGCGTCACCCAGCGCGTCGGCGCGGGCGGTGATGACCTGCGTCAGGGCGTCGATCATCGCTTCGCCTCCGGCGATGGTCATCTCGGCCCAGTCCAGGTAGGGCAGGAACGGGGCGAACGTCTGCTTTCCCTTCGATGGGTCGACAGCCCACACGATGCCGTCGGTCCTGGTCAGGGCCTCAACGACGCCGATACCGATACCGACCGACTTGCCGGAGCCGTTCATGCCAGCGGCGAGGAAGTGCGTCGCGTTACGGTCGGTCTTACTGTCGTGGGGGAACCAGAACTGCTGCGGGTCGCCGTCCTCATAGCGGCCCACAACGATCGGCTCGGTGATGGAGCCGCCCATCGAGGACGGGCCCGGCCACGGGGCCTTCTCGGTGAGCATGTCCTTCGGAACGAAGACGAACTCGCCTTCTGCGCCGTTCTCCGGGTTCACGACGTTACGGATGGCGTTAGGCGAGATCCCCAGCTCCGTAGCAATGTTCTCCGAGCGTCGTCCGATCTCAGCGTTCGTCAGCGATCCGGGGTCGGTGATCCGATAAGGGGCGGTGACCTTGTTGGGCTCGACCTTCGGTTCGCCCCGCAGCATCAGCTTCGCCTTACCGAGGGACTTCTCCAACACCCCGGTCTGGCTGGCCTGCTGCTCGCCGCCCTTGGCTTCGGGGTTGACGCGGAGGGTCTTGCGCACATTCCAGCTTGCGGCGAGCGTCGCACCGCCGATGGCCAGCCACGACAGCTGGGTACCGCCGAGCGGGTCGGTGAACGTTGCGACGGTCAGGTATCCGGTGGCCGCCGCTGTCGTCGCGGTCGCGTGGAGCCGGCGGGCCTCCTTCGTGTCCTTCCCGGCCCACCAGGTGGCGGCGGTCAGGGCACCAGAGGCGATGGTCATGCCCACGGCGGCGATGGGCTGGTCGGCCCAGGCGATGTGGGCGGCGAATGTTGCGGGCACCTCGCCAACGAGGGCCAGCCACGGCCGAGCATGGGGGCTCTTCAGAGCCTTCCATGCATCGTGCTTCGGGGTGTCAGCCACGGAACTCTCCAGGTGTCAGAACAGATGTCAGCGAGGTGTCACCGCAGATCAGAGGGGTGTCAGCCCAGTTGGGCTTGGACGAGCAGGTAGAGGAGGAACAGAACACCGGCGACCATGAGGCCGTCGCCGACCAGAACGTAGAACTGGAGCCGGAGCCACACCGCGAACACGAGCGCGGCCCCGGCAGCCACGTAGAGGTCGAGCACGTCACCGCCAGCCGAATCGGGCCTGCGGCTTCTGCTGACTACGGCCCTTGCCGATCTTCATCAGCTCGGCCTCGTACTCCCGCTCGAACGCCGAGTACAGGGCCGCATACCACTTGGCGATCAGCTTCTCGGCCTGCGCGATCCGGTTCAGCCACCGCACCACCCGACGGGCACGGGCACGAGCACCCGACATCGACCCGGTGACGTCCGGAATGTTCCGCAGACGGCCCTCCAGCATCTCCGCGTCCAGCGACCGCTCCACCGCACGCTGCCGGGCCTTCTTCCGCCCGTCCTCGCAGAACTTCTGGATGTCCTCGTTCGACATGAAGTCCCCACCCGGCGGGCCCTTCGGCCCCTGCTGGGCCTGGCCACCACCCCCCTTCACAATGTTGATGTTGAGCGTGCCGTTCAGTGCCGGATTCAGCGACTTGGACTTGTTCACGTTCTTCGGCTGGGCCGACTTCGCCGGCTTCGGAATGAACGCCGGCGGCGACATCGGGCGAGGCGGTGCAGTTCCGTTCACGGCCACAGAGGGCTCCTCTCACAGGGTTCAGATCAGGCGGTCTTGGTCTGGTCATTGAGCGCCCGCACGTTGTCCGTGCCGAGCGCGGCGAGCGCGGGCTCGTCCTTCTCGATGGCGTCGCGGACACGCTGTATGGTCGGCCGCGAAACGTCTGCGGTGGCGAGCTTCTCGGCGACGAGAACGTCACGAATCTCGGTCCACTCGGGGCGGCGCCCAAGCTCGTCGTACAGGCGCCGGGCACGCTCACGACGGCGGGCCGCGAAGGTCTTCGACGCGCTCGCCGTGGCGCTCTTCTTCGGCTTCTTCTGAGCGCGCTCACGACGCTCACCCGAAGGCTTGCGAGCGCGCTCACTCTGACGCTCACGAGGCGGCTCCGCTGAGCGCTCACTGGGGCGCTCATCCTTGCCGCCGTGAGCGCGCTCACGCTGCGGCTCGGTGAGCGCCTTTGGCTGCTCCTGTGAGCGCTCATCGACGGCCGCCGATGTGCTCTCAGCTGACGGCTTCTGGCGCTCTCGTCGGGGAACGCTCATGCGGTGAATGCGCCACATCACGAACGGCGCGATCGACGCCACACCAACGACGAGCTGCCACGTGGGCTGTGGAACGCCGTGCGCGTTCAGGTGTGCCCCGAACAGACCCTTAGCCGCCAGGTGGTAGATAGCGTTCGCGAGGACCATCAGCGCGAGAGCCGGAGCGACGTCACGGTGACGGCGGAACGCCTGCACCACGTACACGTCGATCGCGACTGGCAGCAGCCACGCCAGCTCCCGAGCCCAGCCGGCGAGCTGCGCGAGGGCGAACTCGCCGGAAGCGGTGAGCCCGATCGTCGCCGCCAAAGCGATACGCAGCGACCACCCGTCGAAGCCCGGCTTCTCCTTCTCCACCGGAGGCGTCGCCTCGGCACGGAGGTCGCGTACCTGCTGCTCCAGCTCCGCGATGCGCCGCACATCCTCCGGCCGCGGCTGCACATCAGCCGGGACCGGCGGCGCCGGGTCCCCTATCGGCTGAAACTCGCCGAGAGTCGGCAGGCTGGTCATCGGTAGTCCCTTCGGGTCAGCGGGCGAACAAATAGATGACGAGGACCAGCGGAAACTGGACGACGGCCAGCAGATACAGGGCGCGCATGCTGGGCTCCTTCAGAGCTGGTCGGGTTCGAGTGAGAAGAAGACGACCAGCCCGCCAGCAAGGAGGGGGCGGCGGCGCTCCACATCGGTTTTGATCGCCAGGTAGGCGTCCTGCCGGGTCGAGCCCTCCGGCGGCGTGTAGGTGCCCTGATCCGTAGACCGGCTGACACCAGGAACCTCCAGCGTCAACACCCAGTGGTACGAGCGGTTCATCACGCC
This sequence is a window from Streptomyces sp. NBC_01775. Protein-coding genes within it:
- the traB gene encoding plasmid transfer protein TraB, yielding MADTPKHDAWKALKSPHARPWLALVGEVPATFAAHIAWADQPIAAVGMTIASGALTAATWWAGKDTKEARRLHATATTAAATGYLTVATFTDPLGGTQLSWLAIGGATLAASWNVRKTLRVNPEAKGGEQQASQTGVLEKSLGKAKLMLRGEPKVEPNKVTAPYRITDPGSLTNAEIGRRSENIATELGISPNAIRNVVNPENGAEGEFVFVPKDMLTEKAPWPGPSSMGGSITEPIVVGRYEDGDPQQFWFPHDSKTDRNATHFLAAGMNGSGKSVGIGIGVVEALTRTDGIVWAVDPSKGKQTFAPFLPYLDWAEMTIAGGEAMIDALTQVITARADALGDAGFKNWSPDAFDRLGMPYMVVWIEEAAKFFREGTELEGLVMEARSAGISVIISLQRPSATSMPTDVREQLGGAFCFGVKNGTTADMALPDDVRDAGARPEAWENRRPGYNYLVAPGVDEERYAMKARTFDPPSDEEIAAVLASAPWTSADPVTAAAAGEAYANRTRYDADTPVTSADTERIVMGKEQHDKLKAAEAEQLLERQIERDVAARVGDDEGADDLSGIDPDKEIAKPEAKWQFAQAEPIKEKSQDEALAELMAMLDEYREQGLEEVGPKHFQPYGKEGRIGKSRPWISEKLNDLADAGLHLEETETAGVYRLLYPEMAAA
- the traA gene encoding plasmid transfer protein TraA, with translation MNGTAPPRPMSPPAFIPKPAKSAQPKNVNKSKSLNPALNGTLNINIVKGGGGQAQQGPKGPPGGDFMSNEDIQKFCEDGRKKARQRAVERSLDAEMLEGRLRNIPDVTGSMSGARARARRVVRWLNRIAQAEKLIAKWYAALYSAFEREYEAELMKIGKGRSQQKPQARFGWR